One window of Nitrospirota bacterium genomic DNA carries:
- a CDS encoding phosphatidylglycerophosphatase A has translation MTLIQSAIKYMATLGPVGFMPIAPGTFGSFVSLIMLWLLTPSPYVHVSIFLVALAGGTFVSHEAEKLFAKKDASPIVIDEFAGYLVSIAFLPQTKGYFIASFILFRVFDILKPHPIMEVQRLPGGVGIMADDLIAGIYTNLILQIWKRI, from the coding sequence ATGACCTTAATCCAGTCAGCCATTAAATACATGGCAACGCTTGGACCTGTGGGTTTCATGCCTATAGCTCCGGGGACATTCGGGTCTTTTGTTTCACTAATCATGCTCTGGCTTTTAACGCCATCCCCTTATGTTCATGTCTCAATCTTTCTTGTTGCCTTAGCAGGAGGGACATTTGTGTCTCATGAGGCTGAAAAGCTCTTTGCAAAGAAGGACGCAAGCCCAATAGTCATCGATGAGTTTGCAGGGTATCTCGTTTCAATAGCGTTTCTTCCACAAACCAAAGGGTATTTCATTGCATCCTTTATTTTATTCAGGGTTTTCGATATACTAAAGCCACATCCTATAATGGAGGTTCAGAGACTGCCAGGAGGGGTAGGCATTATGGCAGATGACCTTATTGCAGGCATTTATACGAATCTTATACTTCAGATATGGAAACGCATTTAG
- a CDS encoding PilZ domain-containing protein: protein MKTICLIKDKRPLWEEVIGYLKSANAEVFTSDESALSATLPRKPDLIITGEKTYRSMNATLQNTPKIIVTDGKQMTVERKTKDVYFIVWPVYKEAFLEITARLLYISERRVFNALITITSKDKNETFIGRSENFSMTGIAFKCDKPLSRTDNVIISFYVTGLSRRVSLEAEVMRSAIDPTDGTTYYGARFINLSAETKAILTRFIEKGK, encoded by the coding sequence TTGAAGACCATCTGTCTCATTAAAGATAAAAGGCCTCTATGGGAGGAGGTCATAGGGTATCTAAAGAGTGCAAATGCAGAGGTCTTTACATCCGATGAGTCTGCCTTATCGGCAACACTTCCCAGAAAGCCCGACCTAATCATAACAGGCGAAAAGACCTATCGGTCCATGAATGCCACGCTACAAAACACACCAAAAATAATCGTTACAGATGGAAAGCAAATGACAGTCGAGAGAAAAACAAAGGATGTTTACTTTATAGTATGGCCTGTTTACAAAGAGGCATTCCTTGAGATTACGGCAAGACTGCTTTACATCTCAGAAAGAAGGGTTTTTAATGCCCTCATAACAATTACATCCAAAGATAAAAACGAGACCTTCATTGGAAGGTCCGAAAACTTCTCCATGACAGGCATTGCATTTAAATGCGATAAGCCCCTTAGCAGGACAGATAATGTAATAATCTCCTTCTATGTTACCGGGCTTTCAAGAAGGGTAAGCCTCGAGGCAGAGGTGATGAGGTCTGCAATAGACCCTACCGATGGAACGACTTATTATGGCGCAAGGTTTATAAATCTCTCTGCCGAGACAAAAGCTATCCTTACCCGCTTTATAGAGAAGGGCAAATGA
- a CDS encoding OsmC family protein, with protein MSIKVKYVDGLQFVGESDSGHAVVMDGTPDVGGNDTGMRPMELLLVSLGGCTGMDVISILKKKKENVTGLELNIKGEKAENYPKKYTSVNIEFTVKGKGISEDAVKRAIELSMDKYCSVKATIEPTAKVSWSMRLVEV; from the coding sequence ATGAGTATAAAAGTAAAATATGTAGATGGCCTTCAGTTCGTAGGCGAATCCGATTCAGGACATGCAGTAGTCATGGACGGAACCCCTGATGTTGGAGGCAATGACACAGGCATGAGGCCAATGGAGCTCCTGCTTGTCTCATTAGGTGGATGCACAGGCATGGATGTCATCTCTATCCTTAAGAAGAAAAAAGAAAATGTAACAGGACTTGAGCTTAATATCAAAGGTGAAAAGGCTGAAAACTACCCAAAGAAATATACCTCTGTAAACATAGAGTTCACGGTTAAAGGCAAGGGTATAAGCGAGGATGCCGTTAAAAGGGCAATCGAGCTATCTATGGACAAATACTGCTCTGTAAAGGCAACTATAGAGCCAACTGCAAAGGTCTCATGGAGTATGAGGCTCGTTGAGGTTTGA